The following proteins are encoded in a genomic region of Herminiimonas arsenicoxydans:
- a CDS encoding Major facilitator superfamily transporter (Evidence 2b : Function of strongly homologous gene; Product type t : transporter) → MNNPRTVIAYINVAHFIDHYAMLVFAAAVIVMAPVFDMRYADLLPYATPGFIAFGAGSLFTGWLGDRWSRRHMMVIFFIGIGLAMMSVGLTQTPQQLSIALLAVGLFAAIYHPVGTAMLVAHADKLGREVGINGVWGNLGVASSALVTGVICEYIGWRWAFALPGLAAIAIGVFFAGKVKHEARGSRKASSHASARVSKEAMWRVIAALVITIIASSTTFNAITVALPKLFSERLSDLTSNTALLGVIVAGTYVFGAFAQYTIGHLLDKHALKSVFLPLALLLAPLLFFGAALSGISLILVCIGIIIGTFGQVTVNDAMIGKYTSDEWRARAYSLRYFLGFTAAGASVGLVASLHEHGGFTLMLQALGALCVLVILGAITFPGEDRSPT, encoded by the coding sequence GTGAACAATCCTCGCACCGTCATCGCCTACATCAACGTCGCTCACTTCATCGACCACTACGCCATGCTGGTATTCGCGGCGGCAGTGATCGTGATGGCGCCGGTTTTCGACATGCGCTATGCCGATCTGCTGCCGTATGCGACGCCCGGCTTTATCGCGTTCGGCGCCGGCTCTCTGTTCACGGGATGGCTGGGCGACCGCTGGAGCCGGCGTCACATGATGGTGATTTTCTTTATCGGGATCGGCCTGGCAATGATGTCCGTCGGTTTAACGCAGACACCGCAACAGCTCAGTATCGCCCTGCTGGCAGTCGGCCTGTTCGCCGCCATCTACCATCCGGTTGGTACCGCAATGCTGGTTGCGCATGCCGATAAACTCGGGCGGGAAGTCGGTATCAACGGTGTGTGGGGCAACCTTGGCGTGGCATCGTCAGCGCTCGTTACAGGCGTCATTTGCGAATACATAGGCTGGCGCTGGGCATTTGCGTTGCCGGGGCTGGCGGCAATCGCGATTGGCGTTTTCTTCGCAGGCAAGGTCAAGCATGAAGCACGCGGCAGTCGCAAGGCGAGCAGTCATGCATCCGCACGCGTATCGAAAGAAGCCATGTGGCGCGTCATCGCCGCACTCGTCATCACCATCATCGCCAGCTCCACGACTTTTAATGCCATTACCGTCGCCTTGCCGAAATTATTTTCTGAACGCCTGTCTGATCTGACGAGCAATACTGCATTGCTCGGCGTGATCGTTGCAGGCACGTATGTGTTCGGCGCATTCGCGCAATACACCATCGGTCATCTGCTCGACAAACATGCGCTCAAGAGCGTATTCCTGCCGCTTGCGCTGCTGCTTGCCCCACTGCTTTTCTTCGGCGCGGCCTTGTCCGGCATCTCGCTGATACTGGTCTGCATCGGCATCATCATCGGCACCTTTGGACAAGTGACAGTCAATGACGCCATGATAGGCAAATACACCAGCGACGAATGGCGCGCCCGTGCTTATTCCCTGCGTTACTTTCTCGGATTTACTGCTGCAGGCGCATCAGTCGGACTGGTTGCATCACTGCACGAACACGGCGGATTTACCTTGATGCTGCAGGCATTGGGAGCGTTATGCGTACTGGTTATTCTGGGCGCGATTACATTCCCAGGCGAAGATCGTTCACCGACCTGA
- a CDS encoding Putative permease (Evidence 3 : Function proposed based on presence of conserved amino acid motif, structural feature or limited homology; Product type pt : putative transporter) gives MAGAWIMLPAVLLIGGLIGASGIGGVLLVPVLTNFGAVSLPQAIAAASLGFALPALVALKPMLRQRELVVRCMPLLIGALVGAVTGALTVHWLSARTLMMGVMLLVLFAGWRGLQSPAIAAQAAAPLNIPVLFMMGVLVGCGSALTGTGGPVLIIPLLMLMRQPVAFAIVAAQAIQLPVALASSAVHALEGRLDFRLALICGLLMLIGAFFGQRAAAGLDVRQLRRMVSILLLAAGGWFAWILLA, from the coding sequence ATGGCCGGTGCATGGATCATGTTGCCTGCCGTGCTGTTGATCGGAGGGCTGATAGGCGCCAGTGGCATAGGCGGGGTATTGCTGGTTCCGGTGTTGACCAATTTTGGCGCTGTTTCATTGCCGCAGGCAATTGCAGCGGCATCCCTGGGATTTGCATTGCCGGCGCTGGTTGCCTTGAAACCCATGCTGCGCCAGCGGGAACTGGTCGTTCGCTGCATGCCACTGCTGATAGGTGCATTGGTCGGTGCCGTTACCGGCGCGCTGACCGTGCACTGGCTGTCTGCCAGGACGTTGATGATGGGCGTCATGCTGCTGGTTCTGTTCGCCGGATGGCGCGGATTGCAATCGCCTGCTATCGCTGCACAAGCTGCTGCTCCCCTGAACATTCCGGTGTTGTTCATGATGGGTGTACTGGTCGGATGCGGATCGGCGCTGACCGGTACCGGCGGTCCGGTATTGATCATTCCGCTTTTGATGCTGATGCGCCAGCCTGTTGCATTCGCCATCGTTGCAGCCCAAGCCATCCAGTTGCCGGTGGCGCTCGCCAGCAGTGCAGTCCATGCACTGGAAGGGCGGCTCGATTTCCGGCTTGCGCTCATCTGCGGCTTGCTCATGCTGATCGGAGCGTTTTTCGGGCAGCGTGCTGCAGCCGGATTGGATGTGCGGCAACTACGACGCATGGTGTCGATATTGCTGCTCGCTGCAGGCGGCTGGTTCGCATGGATATTGCTGGCCTGA
- a CDS encoding Hypothetical protein (Evidence 5 : No homology to any previously reported sequences), producing the protein MRGRHPSSTALRNNRYATGPPDSFNFMDKMMPDKCRKDEMARLRQAHVKVAVLERTKKEDENFVLFFISAMALTSF; encoded by the coding sequence ATGCGAGGTCGGCACCCATCATCAACTGCGTTACGCAACAACAGGTATGCAACCGGGCCGCCGGATTCTTTTAATTTCATGGACAAAATGATGCCAGATAAATGCCGCAAGGATGAAATGGCACGCCTGCGACAGGCTCATGTCAAAGTGGCAGTGCTGGAACGGACAAAAAAAGAGGACGAAAATTTCGTCCTCTTTTTTATTTCAGCAATGGCGCTTACTTCCTTTTAG
- a CDS encoding putative ATP-dependent RNA helicase DeaD-like (Evidence 3 : Function proposed based on presence of conserved amino acid motif, structural feature or limited homology; Product type pe : putative enzyme), giving the protein MSDPSFPLFSDLNLSEPLLRVLKELGYEAPSPIQAATIPLLLNNSDVLGQAQTGTGKTAAFALPILSRIDIKQTTPQALVLAPTRELAIQVAEAFQRYASHIPGFHVLPIYGGQSYGAQLSALRRGVHVVVGTPGRVIDHLEKGSLDLSKLKTMVLDEADEMLRMGFIDDVETILQKTPEARQTALFSATMPSAIKRIATTYLRDPELITVAAKTGTADNIRQRYWLVSGMQKLEALTRILEAETFDGMIIFARTKLGTEELAGKLQARGFSAAAINGDIQQQQRERTIQQLKDGKIDILVATDVAARGLDVERISHVINYDVPHDPESYTHRIGRTGRAGRSGEAILFIAPRERNLLKAIERATRQPIAVLDLPSVEVVNDVRISKFKDQIAETIAAGGLEVFHSLIEDYEREHNVPAVEIAAALAKMARGDVPLLIDKNKPAPRESWGSEKPVSGGRFERAERFERNDRPERSERFERPERTERSAAPRKERVPRAPDEGMQTFRIEVGHAHGVKPGNIVGAIANEANLDSKYIGRIEIYDDYSTLDLPNSLPSDMLDHLKKVWVAGQQLNITADSEAASAPTAKPAPKKSESPAQVPFSDRPARSDFAAHFDKPAQSESRERPARTERPAPASPLAAAATPKKEHFESDEPLVKEPGAQKRERTAQKKAGAVDMEAFRIEIGHAHGVKPANIVGAIANEAGLEAKYIGRIEIFEKHSLLDLPAGMPDEVFDQLKNVSIAGQPLRISHSGLRPMEEKTMDKRVTLAPPSKGGDRRVADKARGNKPVSKRVAVASGKSFDAPRSASKPSTGPSGKPMIKLGTKRK; this is encoded by the coding sequence ATGTCTGACCCATCCTTCCCCCTATTTTCCGACCTTAACCTGAGCGAACCGCTGCTGCGCGTGCTGAAAGAGCTGGGTTACGAGGCGCCGTCGCCTATCCAGGCGGCCACGATCCCGCTGTTGCTGAATAACAGCGATGTGCTGGGGCAGGCGCAGACCGGTACCGGCAAAACGGCGGCTTTTGCCCTGCCTATCCTGTCGCGTATCGATATCAAACAGACCACGCCGCAGGCTTTGGTGCTGGCGCCTACGCGTGAGTTGGCGATCCAGGTGGCGGAGGCTTTTCAGCGTTATGCGTCGCATATTCCCGGTTTTCACGTGTTGCCGATTTATGGCGGCCAGAGTTATGGCGCGCAACTGAGCGCCTTGCGTCGTGGCGTGCATGTGGTTGTCGGTACGCCGGGTCGCGTGATCGACCATCTGGAAAAAGGCTCGCTCGATCTGTCGAAACTGAAAACGATGGTGCTGGATGAAGCCGACGAGATGTTGCGCATGGGCTTTATCGACGATGTGGAAACGATCCTGCAAAAAACGCCGGAAGCGCGTCAGACAGCGTTGTTCTCGGCCACCATGCCATCCGCCATCAAGCGTATCGCTACCACTTATCTGCGCGATCCGGAGTTGATTACCGTCGCGGCCAAGACTGGCACCGCAGACAACATTCGCCAGCGTTACTGGCTGGTCAGCGGCATGCAGAAGCTCGAAGCGCTGACGCGCATCCTCGAAGCGGAAACTTTTGACGGCATGATCATCTTCGCGCGTACCAAATTGGGTACCGAAGAACTGGCCGGCAAATTGCAGGCACGCGGTTTCTCCGCTGCGGCGATCAATGGCGATATTCAACAGCAGCAACGCGAGCGCACGATTCAGCAACTGAAGGACGGCAAGATCGATATTCTGGTGGCGACTGACGTTGCCGCCCGCGGTCTGGACGTTGAGCGCATCAGCCACGTCATTAACTACGACGTGCCACACGATCCGGAAAGCTATACCCATCGCATCGGCCGTACCGGCCGCGCCGGACGCAGCGGCGAAGCGATTCTGTTTATCGCGCCGCGTGAACGCAATCTGCTGAAAGCCATCGAGCGCGCGACGCGCCAGCCTATCGCCGTGCTGGACTTGCCTAGCGTCGAGGTCGTCAACGATGTGCGTATCTCGAAGTTCAAGGACCAGATTGCAGAAACGATTGCAGCCGGTGGACTGGAAGTGTTCCATTCGCTGATTGAAGATTACGAACGCGAACACAATGTGCCTGCAGTGGAAATCGCTGCAGCACTGGCCAAGATGGCGCGCGGCGATGTGCCGCTGCTGATCGATAAAAACAAACCGGCACCGCGTGAGTCGTGGGGCAGCGAGAAGCCTGTATCTGGCGGTCGCTTTGAACGTGCGGAACGTTTCGAGCGGAATGACAGACCAGAGCGCTCGGAACGATTTGAGCGTCCTGAACGTACAGAACGTTCGGCTGCGCCGCGCAAGGAACGTGTCCCGCGTGCGCCGGATGAAGGCATGCAAACTTTCCGTATCGAAGTCGGCCATGCGCACGGCGTCAAGCCGGGCAATATCGTCGGCGCGATTGCAAATGAAGCGAATCTCGACTCCAAATACATAGGTCGCATCGAAATCTACGACGATTACAGCACGCTCGATCTGCCGAACAGCCTGCCGTCCGACATGCTCGATCACCTGAAAAAAGTCTGGGTCGCCGGTCAGCAATTGAACATTACTGCCGATAGCGAAGCCGCATCCGCACCGACAGCCAAACCTGCGCCAAAAAAATCAGAGTCGCCCGCACAAGTGCCATTCTCCGACCGACCGGCGCGCAGCGATTTTGCCGCGCATTTTGACAAGCCTGCGCAGTCGGAATCGAGAGAACGTCCTGCACGCACGGAACGGCCGGCACCTGCCTCACCGCTGGCAGCGGCAGCCACTCCGAAGAAGGAACATTTCGAGAGCGATGAGCCGTTAGTAAAAGAGCCGGGCGCGCAAAAGAGAGAACGCACTGCACAGAAAAAAGCGGGCGCGGTGGATATGGAAGCTTTCCGCATCGAGATCGGTCATGCGCACGGCGTCAAGCCAGCCAACATCGTCGGCGCCATTGCCAATGAAGCAGGGCTGGAAGCGAAGTACATCGGCCGCATCGAGATTTTTGAAAAGCACAGCTTGCTGGATCTGCCTGCCGGCATGCCGGACGAAGTGTTCGATCAACTCAAAAATGTTTCCATCGCCGGTCAGCCTTTGCGCATCAGCCATTCCGGCTTGCGCCCGATGGAAGAAAAGACCATGGACAAGCGCGTGACCCTGGCGCCGCCAAGCAAGGGTGGCGATCGCCGCGTGGCCGACAAGGCGCGTGGCAACAAGCCGGTATCGAAACGTGTCGCCGTCGCTAGCGGCAAGTCCTTCGATGCACCGCGTTCTGCGTCCAAGCCATCGACCGGCCCTTCCGGCAAGCCGATGATCAAGCTGGGCACTAAAAGGAAGTAA
- a CDS encoding Putative type IIA topoisomerase, A subunit (Evidence 3 : Function proposed based on presence of conserved amino acid motif, structural feature or limited homology; Product type pe : putative enzyme): MAKRDPNKTARNRMIGTLKEKLRELLPKVLADSGFENEQSLNAKIGSRNDDFFDLQNDVINSQEQFVSKWLEGLKESALNDGVVSDLSLWKKIKAKKSLKEYTILFLKRSYLKHFEELSKNRPPIESAELWIGQQNANYGLLVTPRFKDGKWENDKSEIRAFSNAYWTIGHVMKTGLVIPGKEKIFKFNDIEQYLLFFQDTLVRNSGSNHEYEIAGHYCDYVRASDTPELIPLLIPEFRYAGLATKHVYRLDFLIINPYTLDKVGFELSPWSTHGYLGKLQGLTQKAINEMAADNFAKEIRKHRAYFKQHEVFCLIYTDDDLKNPKKLFKEEILPFLQTEKPQNQLSFQILDEFFED, encoded by the coding sequence ATGGCGAAAAGAGATCCAAACAAGACTGCTAGAAACAGAATGATTGGCACACTAAAGGAAAAATTACGAGAACTACTACCAAAAGTTCTTGCCGACTCTGGCTTTGAAAATGAACAGTCCTTGAACGCAAAGATTGGGAGCAGGAATGACGATTTTTTTGACTTACAAAACGACGTAATTAACAGCCAAGAACAGTTTGTTTCGAAATGGTTAGAAGGATTAAAAGAATCTGCTCTTAACGACGGTGTCGTATCTGACCTGTCGCTTTGGAAAAAAATTAAGGCGAAAAAATCACTAAAGGAATACACAATCCTTTTCCTTAAAAGGTCTTACTTAAAGCATTTTGAGGAATTATCCAAAAATAGACCCCCCATTGAGTCGGCAGAGCTTTGGATTGGGCAACAAAATGCAAACTATGGACTGTTGGTAACTCCTCGATTTAAAGATGGGAAGTGGGAGAACGATAAAAGTGAGATTCGTGCTTTTTCTAACGCCTATTGGACTATTGGTCACGTTATGAAAACAGGCCTTGTTATCCCTGGAAAAGAAAAGATATTTAAATTCAATGATATTGAACAATACTTACTTTTTTTCCAAGACACTCTTGTTCGAAACTCTGGCTCTAATCATGAATATGAAATAGCTGGCCACTATTGCGACTATGTTAGAGCGAGTGACACCCCAGAACTAATACCTTTATTAATTCCCGAATTTAGATATGCAGGATTGGCCACAAAGCATGTCTATCGATTAGATTTCTTAATCATTAACCCTTACACGCTAGACAAAGTTGGCTTTGAGCTGTCGCCTTGGTCAACTCACGGCTATCTCGGCAAACTCCAAGGGTTAACGCAAAAAGCGATTAATGAAATGGCAGCAGACAATTTCGCAAAAGAAATCCGTAAACACCGCGCCTATTTCAAGCAACACGAAGTATTTTGTTTGATTTATACGGATGATGATCTTAAAAATCCGAAGAAACTCTTTAAAGAAGAAATACTTCCTTTCTTACAAACTGAAAAACCTCAAAACCAGTTGTCATTTCAAATTTTGGATGAATTTTTTGAAGATTAG
- a CDS encoding Hypothetical protein; putative exported protein (Evidence 5 : No homology to any previously reported sequences), which translates to MRITTLVRSVYSFSFICILGICSQVISKGLLSGVLMRLR; encoded by the coding sequence TTGCGGATCACTACGCTGGTACGTAGCGTCTATTCATTCAGCTTTATCTGCATACTCGGCATATGTAGTCAGGTAATCTCAAAAGGGCTCCTTTCGGGAGTTCTTATGAGATTACGTTAA
- a CDS encoding Putative 4-oxalocrotonate tautomerase (Evidence 3 : Function proposed based on presence of conserved amino acid motif, structural feature or limited homology; PubMedId : 8157608; Product type pe : putative enzyme) has translation MPYINIRITREGVTAEQKQALIEGATELLSRVLNKNPATTFVIIDEVDTDNWGIAGENVTTLRKRAAEKKSAS, from the coding sequence ATGCCATACATCAATATCCGCATCACCCGTGAAGGCGTCACAGCCGAACAGAAGCAGGCGCTGATTGAAGGTGCGACCGAGCTGCTCAGTCGCGTGCTGAACAAGAATCCGGCCACGACCTTTGTCATCATCGATGAGGTGGATACGGATAACTGGGGTATCGCGGGTGAGAATGTCACGACTTTGCGCAAGCGGGCTGCGGAGAAGAAGTCAGCCAGCTAG